One Panicum virgatum strain AP13 chromosome 9K, P.virgatum_v5, whole genome shotgun sequence genomic region harbors:
- the LOC120648107 gene encoding uncharacterized protein LOC120648107: protein MESFGIANIEIAVNEMEKQILDEEEEEKPEWLDVLLSTNFWGPCREHAAENRAEKCMFCLHCYNLYCPHCTHDMPGHRLLKIRRYVYRSVVLAKDMMDLKINVSRIQGELDVSQDDFSGPEAERRYRSLQTNMLAGESAYEEPPSEEPPEPEADQEQQQVEHHAAPEAAEQRDEEPPAAAAQDHSFRRRGRKQAEPTRAPFF from the exons ATGGAGAGTTTCGGTATAGCGAACATAGAGATTGCAGTGAATGAAATG GAGAAGCAGATtttggacgaggaggaggaggaaaagcCGGAATGGCTCGATGTGCTGCTGAGCACCAACTTCTGGGGGCCATGCAGGGAGCACGCAGCTGAGAACCGGGCGGAGAAGTGCATGTTCTGCCTCCACTGCTACAACCTGTACTGCCCGCATTGCACCCACGACATGCCTGGGCACCGCCTCCTCAAGATCCGGCGCTACGTCTACCGCTCCGTCGTCCTTGCCAAGGATATGATGGACCTCAAGATTAATGTGTCAAGGATACAG GGGGAATTGGATGTGTCGCAAGATGACTTCTCCGGGCCAGAAGCCGAGCGTCGCTACCGGAGCCTTCAAACAAACATGCTGGCCGGAGAAAGCGCATACGAGGAGCCACCCTCCGAGGAACCACCTGAGCCTGAGGCTgatcaggagcagcagcaggtggaGCACCATGCGGCGCCTGAAGCAGCTGAGCAAAGGGATGAggagccaccggcggcggcagctcagGACCACTCGTTCCGCAGGCGGGGGCGCAAGCAGGCGGAGCCGACGAGGGCGCCATTCTTCTGA
- the LOC120652120 gene encoding E3 ubiquitin-protein ligase EL5-like has protein sequence MAVTGTSAAAAATMLAAAAAIFITFVLCFYLFLCAKRYRGAAPTIGGAGAGAGAGRGRARFVFAGAGCHGGGGGMDEAAIAALPWREAAAGDPPADCAVCIAEVAAGEAARVLPRCGHAFHVECVDMWLRSHSTCPLCRCAVVDEEAAVPAAAAAPEADPESPNFPTNVLFVGSQDAVSTRGAPAEPPQAARQPPAVPAQAPHLIPGPIAGVAAVVEAARVAALRRLLGCGGATPSPPTPPQQQDRDLEAGLGGGESSGSPPPAKPQ, from the coding sequence ATGGCGGTGACGGggacctcggcggcggcggcggccacgatgctggcggcggcggcggccatcttCATCACCTTCGTCCTCTGCTTCTACCTCTTCCTCTGCGCCAAGCGCTACCGCGGCGCCGCCCCGACgatcgggggcgccggcgccggcgccggcgcgggcaggGGCCGCGCGCGGTTCGTCTTCGCGGGCGCGGgctgccacggcggcggcggcggcatggatgaggccgccatcgccgcgctGCCGTGGAGGGAGGCGGCCGCGGGGGACCCGCCCGCGGACTGCGCCGTCTGCATCGCCGAGGTCGCCGCGGGGGAGGCCGCCCGCGTGCTGCCCCGGTGCGGCCACGCGTTCCACGTCGAGTGCGTCGACATGTGGCTGCGCTCCCACTCCACCTGCCCGCTCTGCCGCTGCGCGGTCGTCGACGAGGAGGCggccgtgccggcggcggcggcggcccccgaGGCCGACCCGGAGTCGCCCAACTTCCCCACCAACGTCCTCTTCGTCGGCTCCCAGGACGCCGTCAGCAcccgcggcgcgccggcggagcCTCCCCAGGCGGCGCGCCAGCCGCCGGCGGTGCCCGCGCAGGCGCCGCATCTGATTCCAGGGCCCATCGCCGGAGTCGCGGCCGTCGTGGAGGCGGCAAGGGTAGCCGCCCTACGCCGGCtgctgggctgcggcggcgcgacgccgtCTCCACCGACGCCACCGCAGCAGCAAGACCGCGACTTGGAGgccgggctcggcggcggcgagagcagcgggtccccgccgccggcgaagccGCAGTAA
- the LOC120652119 gene encoding THO complex subunit 7B-like: MLAKGRKLAGRGEEMSAHYAFGPQDDDAIIKHRLLTRTTTTRGEPPLKKLQKKFMSFATEIEKDADNINDCERLYKAFLQEINTFELPLLKSKAVVDANIREKESFIELQVEIKRQILQAQIDIEDLKKQLEQSKIERQHKEECEAIRKLVSLQPPRSETEKLIADLEKEIADLEGENVACVRTLELRKKQFALLLHVVDELQNSIEDEQKSIAYELRAIAEEQKTSIEEGSGGASDAMAVD; the protein is encoded by the exons ATGCTTGCCAAAGGGAGGAAGTTAGCTGGAAGGGGTGAAGAAATGTCTGCACATTATGCGTTTGGACCTCAGGATGATGATGCGATTATTAAGCACAGGCTTCTGACTAGGACGACAACTACCAGGGGTGAACCACCACTAAAGAAGCTTCAGAAGAAGTTCATGTCATTTGCCACTGAGATTGAGAAGGATGCAGATAACATAAATGACTGTGAGAGACTGTACAAGGCCTTCCTACAGGAAATCAACACCTTTgagctgcctcttctgaaaagcAAGGCTGTTGTTGATGCAAACATTAGGGAGAAGGAGAGCTTTATTGAGTTGCAGGTTGAGATCAAGCGACAGATCTTGCAAGCTCAGATTGATATTGAGGATCTTAAGAAGCAACTCGAGCAGAGCAAGATCGAGAGACAGCACAAAGAGGAATGTGAAGCAATCCGGAAGCTGGTTTCTTTGCAGCCTCCACGGTCAGAAACTGAGAAACTCATTGCAGATCTTGAGAAGGAGATAGCTGATTTGGAGGGTGAGAATGTAGCATGTGTAAGGACTTTGGAACTAAGGAAGAAGCAATTCGCTCTTCTTCTTCATGTG GTTGATGAATTGCAGAACTCGATTGAAGATGAGCAAAAGAGTATAGCATATGAGCTGAGAGCTATCGCGGAAGAGCAGAAGACGAGCATAGAAGAAGGGAGTGGGGGTGCTTCGGATGCCATGGCAGTAGACTGA